A part of Paenibacillus antri genomic DNA contains:
- a CDS encoding ThuA domain-containing protein: MSTKKALIVWGGWLGHQPEEVAGLYKGILEPEGFEVEVSDTLDAFADVDKLKSLDLIVPNWTMGQIEGKLAGNVLAAVQSGVGIAGTHGGMCDAFRTNVDWQFMTGGQWVAHPGNDGVEYTVSVKYSSSPLLEGIEDFEVKSEQYYMHVDPAVEVLATTRFPNPNVPGPHSPNKAVDMPVVWTKRWGAGRVFYCTLGHQANIIAMPQVTEIMRRGFLWAAEGKAKATAAAAGSYTGMQDNIL, translated from the coding sequence ATGAGCACAAAGAAAGCGTTAATCGTCTGGGGCGGCTGGCTCGGACACCAACCGGAGGAAGTCGCAGGCTTGTACAAGGGGATTCTCGAGCCGGAAGGCTTCGAGGTCGAAGTGTCGGATACGCTCGACGCGTTCGCCGACGTCGACAAGCTTAAAAGCTTGGATTTGATCGTGCCGAACTGGACGATGGGACAAATCGAGGGCAAGCTCGCGGGTAACGTGCTGGCGGCCGTTCAATCGGGCGTCGGCATCGCGGGCACGCACGGCGGCATGTGCGACGCGTTCCGGACGAACGTCGATTGGCAGTTCATGACGGGCGGCCAGTGGGTCGCGCATCCGGGCAACGACGGCGTCGAGTACACGGTCAGCGTGAAGTACAGCTCCAGCCCGCTGCTCGAGGGCATCGAAGACTTCGAGGTGAAGAGCGAGCAATATTATATGCACGTCGATCCGGCGGTCGAGGTGCTCGCGACGACGCGTTTCCCGAACCCGAACGTGCCGGGGCCGCATTCGCCGAACAAGGCGGTCGACATGCCGGTCGTCTGGACGAAGCGTTGGGGCGCAGGGCGCGTATTCTACTGCACGCTGGGGCATCAAGCGAACATTATCGCGATGCCGCAGGTGACGGAAATCATGCGCCGCGGCTTCCTGTGGGCCGCGGAAGGCAAGGCGAAGGCGACGGCCGCGGCGGCGGGATCGTATACCGGCATGCAGGATAATATTTTGTAA
- a CDS encoding Gfo/Idh/MocA family protein — MTTIRVGIIGTGNISGIYFKNLQAFEGVEVVACADLDVERAKAKAAEHGVARGCSVDELLASPDVDLVVNLTIPAAHAEVCIRALEAGKHVYVEKPLAVSREDGRRIVELAAAKGLRAGAAPDTFLGAGIQTCKRLIDEGAIGEPLSAVAFMMSRGHEHWHPAPEFYYQAGGGPMFDMGPYYLTALVALLGPIAEISGMTRITHKERTILSEPKRGQTIQVEVPTHVTGTLRFASGAIATMITSFDIPAGSSLRNIEIYGTKGTLAVPDPNTFGGPVRLRRFGETEWEDVPVALPYDGNSRGVGVLDMANAIREGRPHRANDALAFHVLEAMHGFHDSSDQGAVYRMSSSCASPAPLHP, encoded by the coding sequence ATGACAACGATTCGGGTAGGCATTATCGGAACCGGCAATATCAGCGGGATTTATTTTAAAAATTTGCAGGCGTTCGAAGGCGTCGAGGTCGTCGCCTGCGCCGATCTCGACGTCGAGCGGGCGAAGGCGAAGGCGGCCGAGCACGGCGTGGCGAGAGGCTGCTCCGTCGACGAGCTGCTGGCCAGCCCGGACGTCGACCTTGTCGTCAACCTGACGATCCCGGCGGCGCACGCGGAAGTATGCATTCGCGCGCTGGAAGCCGGCAAGCACGTGTACGTCGAGAAGCCGCTCGCGGTGTCCCGCGAGGACGGTCGGCGCATCGTCGAGCTCGCGGCCGCCAAGGGGCTGCGCGCGGGCGCCGCGCCGGATACGTTCCTCGGCGCGGGCATTCAGACGTGCAAGCGGCTGATCGACGAAGGCGCGATCGGCGAGCCGCTGTCGGCCGTCGCGTTCATGATGAGCCGCGGCCACGAGCATTGGCATCCGGCGCCGGAATTTTACTATCAAGCCGGCGGCGGCCCGATGTTCGACATGGGCCCGTACTACTTGACGGCGCTCGTCGCGCTGCTCGGGCCGATCGCGGAAATTTCCGGCATGACGCGCATCACGCATAAGGAGCGCACGATTCTGAGCGAGCCGAAGCGCGGACAGACGATTCAAGTCGAAGTGCCGACGCACGTCACGGGGACGCTCCGCTTCGCGAGCGGCGCGATCGCGACGATGATCACGTCGTTCGACATTCCGGCGGGCAGCTCGCTGCGAAACATTGAGATCTACGGTACGAAGGGGACGCTCGCGGTGCCGGATCCGAATACGTTCGGCGGTCCGGTGCGGCTGCGCCGCTTCGGCGAGACCGAGTGGGAGGACGTTCCGGTCGCGCTGCCGTACGACGGCAACTCCCGCGGCGTCGGCGTTCTCGACATGGCGAACGCGATCCGCGAAGGACGCCCGCATCGCGCGAACGACGCCCTCGCGTTCCACGTGCTCGAAGCGATGCACGGCTTCCACGACAGCAGCGACCAAGGTGCGGTGTACCGGATGAGCAGCTCCTGCGCGTCCCCGGCGCCGCTGCATCCGTAA
- a CDS encoding MFS transporter, translating to MSKWSTLWRSDRMIYLRLRAFMFFMFGPVALFLPYLPLYLQHYGFTPAEIGWLLTIGPVVAMLANPVWGFVSDRLQNVKLVLLILMLGSLAASQFLFHLRPFWAVFAAMMLFYFFNTSINPINTTQVFQTIENTPLRFGSFRIWGSLGYAVIVLAAGPVMEALGIWQLGWVYGAAMAVAILFALALHRPASPKGRSARRTITFRETIRSLLQGRFALFLAASLLIFIPNGVTALYLSLFIEELGGTASSIGWSMFAAAVLEVPLFLLLDRWSKPNARSMLNLLLFATVMYVVRWLLMGFATTPLHIVLIQCMHSLSFGFYIYTAAQLVEYLTERSFRASGQTMYALVQGALSMAIAGSLGGYLYERLGPHTLYLLCSGLTVIGFAVMFALRLSLTRTRGNQERDDGLASEG from the coding sequence ATGTCGAAGTGGAGTACGTTGTGGCGGTCGGATCGGATGATTTACCTGCGCCTCCGGGCGTTCATGTTTTTCATGTTCGGCCCGGTGGCTTTGTTCCTGCCTTACTTGCCGTTATATTTGCAGCATTACGGGTTCACGCCCGCAGAAATCGGGTGGCTGCTGACGATCGGACCGGTCGTCGCCATGCTCGCCAATCCGGTGTGGGGATTCGTGAGCGACCGGCTGCAGAACGTGAAGCTCGTACTGCTGATCCTGATGCTCGGCTCGCTCGCGGCAAGCCAGTTTTTGTTCCATCTCCGGCCGTTCTGGGCGGTGTTCGCCGCGATGATGCTGTTTTACTTCTTTAATACGTCGATCAACCCGATCAACACGACGCAGGTGTTCCAGACGATCGAGAACACGCCGCTGCGATTCGGCAGCTTCCGAATCTGGGGTTCGCTCGGCTACGCGGTCATCGTGCTCGCCGCCGGTCCGGTCATGGAGGCGCTCGGCATCTGGCAGCTCGGATGGGTATACGGCGCGGCGATGGCGGTCGCGATCTTGTTCGCCCTGGCGCTGCATCGTCCCGCGTCCCCCAAAGGCCGGTCCGCCCGGCGGACGATTACGTTCCGCGAGACGATCCGATCGCTGCTGCAAGGCCGGTTCGCCTTGTTTCTGGCGGCCAGCCTGCTCATCTTCATCCCGAACGGGGTGACCGCGCTCTATTTGTCGTTATTCATCGAGGAGCTCGGCGGCACGGCGTCGAGCATCGGCTGGTCGATGTTCGCGGCCGCGGTGCTGGAGGTGCCGTTGTTCTTGCTGCTGGACCGCTGGTCCAAGCCGAACGCTCGCTCGATGCTCAATTTGCTGCTGTTCGCCACGGTCATGTACGTCGTCCGCTGGCTGCTCATGGGCTTCGCGACGACCCCGTTGCACATTGTGCTCATTCAATGCATGCACAGCTTGTCGTTCGGCTTTTACATTTACACGGCGGCGCAGCTCGTCGAGTACTTGACCGAGCGGTCGTTCCGCGCCAGCGGCCAGACGATGTACGCGCTCGTGCAGGGGGCGCTGTCGATGGCGATCGCCGGGTCGCTCGGCGGCTACTTGTACGAGCGGCTCGGACCGCATACGTTGTACCTGCTCTGTTCGGGCCTCACCGTGATCGGCTTCGCGGTCATGTTCGCGCTCCGGCTGTCGCTGACGAGAACGAGGGGAAACCAGGAGCGGGACGACGGACTTGCCTCGGAAGGGTAA
- a CDS encoding glycoside hydrolase family 127 protein gives MAQVRSSKITIQDDYWTTYRKLVRETVLPYQWEALNDRVPGAEPSYAINNFNVAAGLKEGEFGGFVFQDTDLYKWLEGVAYALIEAPDASLERWAEEAIDLIALAQRPDGYLNTYFTVKEPEGRWTNLTDCHELYCAGHLIEAGVAYYEATGRRKLLDVCCRFADYIDRTFGVEEGKLRGYDGHQEIELALVKLYRVTENEAYLRLSRYFLDERGRSPNFFAEEWERRGRVSHWPGNHARPNPEYHQAHLPVREQRVATGHAVRAVYMYAAMADVARETEDASLASACRTLWANMTRKQMYVTGAIGSTHHGEAFTFDYDLPNDTAYAETCASIGLVFFASRMLRLEARGEYADAMERALYNTIVGSMALDGKHYFYVNPLEVWPEACERNPGKRHVKPVRQPWFGCSCCPPNVARLLGSLDRYIYTSTEDTVYVHLFIGSEASFEVGGGRVTLRQTASLPRSGDVRFVVSPEAPGRRFALALRVPSWCGRDAALRVNGSAVAYEARDGYAVVERAWQDGDTVEWTLATPVLLLEARPDVRANAGKAALQRGPLVYCFEEADNGAPVSALSIREGAVWTPRYDPDLLGGVVVLEGDGFRDAAEDWDDEPYRPFRRAVRPAALRAVPYAVWGNRGVGEMAVWLRVAASPRA, from the coding sequence ATGGCGCAGGTGCGATCGAGTAAAATTACGATTCAAGACGACTATTGGACGACGTATCGAAAGCTAGTGAGAGAGACGGTGCTCCCGTACCAGTGGGAGGCGCTGAACGATCGAGTCCCCGGCGCCGAGCCTAGCTATGCGATCAACAATTTCAACGTCGCGGCGGGTCTTAAGGAGGGAGAGTTCGGAGGGTTCGTATTCCAAGACACCGACCTTTACAAGTGGTTGGAAGGAGTCGCTTACGCGCTCATCGAAGCGCCGGACGCCTCGCTCGAACGATGGGCGGAGGAGGCGATCGACCTCATCGCCCTCGCGCAGCGCCCGGACGGATATCTAAACACTTATTTTACCGTCAAGGAGCCGGAGGGGCGGTGGACGAACTTGACGGACTGCCACGAGCTGTACTGCGCGGGCCATCTCATCGAAGCGGGCGTCGCCTATTACGAAGCGACGGGACGGCGCAAGCTGTTGGACGTGTGCTGTCGCTTCGCCGATTATATCGACCGCACGTTCGGAGTCGAAGAAGGCAAGCTGCGCGGTTACGACGGCCACCAAGAAATCGAGCTCGCCCTCGTGAAGCTGTATCGCGTCACGGAGAACGAAGCCTATCTTCGGCTCAGCCGCTATTTTCTCGATGAGCGCGGACGATCGCCGAACTTCTTCGCGGAGGAATGGGAGCGGCGGGGGCGCGTGTCCCATTGGCCGGGAAACCACGCTCGACCGAACCCCGAATATCACCAGGCGCATCTCCCCGTTCGCGAGCAGCGGGTCGCGACGGGCCATGCGGTGCGCGCGGTGTATATGTACGCCGCCATGGCGGACGTCGCGCGGGAGACGGAGGACGCGTCGCTCGCTTCCGCTTGCCGTACGCTCTGGGCCAACATGACGCGCAAGCAGATGTACGTGACCGGCGCGATCGGCTCCACGCACCATGGCGAAGCGTTCACGTTCGACTACGACCTGCCGAACGATACCGCCTACGCGGAAACTTGCGCATCGATCGGTCTCGTCTTCTTCGCCTCGCGCATGCTGCGGCTCGAGGCGCGCGGCGAATACGCCGACGCGATGGAGAGAGCGCTGTACAACACGATCGTCGGCAGCATGGCGTTGGACGGCAAGCATTACTTTTACGTGAACCCGCTCGAGGTATGGCCGGAAGCATGCGAGCGAAATCCCGGCAAGCGGCACGTAAAGCCGGTGCGGCAGCCGTGGTTCGGCTGCTCCTGCTGCCCGCCGAACGTCGCGCGCCTGCTCGGCTCGTTGGACCGCTACATCTACACATCGACGGAGGATACCGTTTACGTTCACCTCTTCATCGGAAGCGAGGCGTCGTTCGAGGTCGGCGGCGGCCGCGTGACGCTGCGACAGACGGCCTCGTTGCCGCGGTCGGGCGACGTCCGCTTCGTCGTGTCGCCGGAAGCGCCGGGGCGGCGGTTCGCGCTGGCGCTTCGCGTGCCGTCCTGGTGCGGCAGGGACGCGGCGCTGCGCGTGAACGGCTCCGCCGTCGCGTACGAAGCGCGCGACGGCTATGCCGTCGTCGAGCGCGCTTGGCAGGACGGCGATACGGTCGAATGGACGCTCGCGACGCCCGTCCTGCTGCTGGAAGCGCGCCCGGACGTGCGGGCGAACGCGGGCAAGGCCGCGCTGCAGCGCGGTCCGCTCGTGTACTGCTTCGAAGAAGCGGACAACGGTGCGCCGGTGTCGGCGCTGTCGATCCGCGAAGGCGCGGTCTGGACGCCGCGGTACGATCCCGACCTGCTCGGCGGGGTCGTCGTTCTCGAGGGCGACGGCTTCCGCGACGCCGCCGAGGACTGGGACGACGAGCCGTACCGTCCGTTCCGCCGCGCGGTCCGGCCGGCCGCGCTTCGGGCGGTGCCCTACGCGGTATGGGGCAACCGAGGCGTGGGGGAGATGGCGGTGTGGCTGCGCGTCGCGGCGTCTCCGCGCGCTTGA
- a CDS encoding helix-turn-helix transcriptional regulator — translation MEETGYVSMEVPPLPYFLECGRTVFEPGGQHPARSGVAVFDLLVVDEGVLYMGEEGRQWTVGRGQSLLLLPGRHHYPFKPCEVPTSFYWIHFDAPGAYAEMRNGEVAWADPRRVEKPGWHDWFAPRALRLPKSGPVPFPEETFRVLKELYDASAQGRFASFWNDQRRFHDLLRLLELGRPPQTGANAWRVAERIEAYIKRHYAENVTNGTLAETLHFHPNYLLRCMKETFGCTPLAYLQRYRIEQAKLLLATTDLRIAEVAERVGFANAPYFTNGFKRETGETPIRFRSRFRERERG, via the coding sequence ATGGAAGAGACGGGGTACGTATCGATGGAGGTGCCGCCGCTTCCTTATTTTTTGGAATGCGGGCGCACGGTGTTCGAGCCCGGCGGACAGCACCCGGCCCGCAGCGGCGTCGCCGTCTTCGATCTGCTCGTCGTCGACGAGGGAGTGCTTTACATGGGCGAGGAAGGCCGGCAATGGACCGTCGGACGCGGGCAATCGCTTCTGTTGCTGCCCGGACGGCACCATTATCCCTTCAAGCCCTGCGAGGTCCCGACGTCGTTCTATTGGATTCACTTCGATGCCCCCGGCGCATACGCCGAGATGCGGAACGGAGAAGTCGCTTGGGCGGACCCGCGCCGCGTGGAAAAACCGGGCTGGCACGATTGGTTCGCCCCGCGCGCGCTGCGCCTTCCGAAGAGCGGTCCGGTCCCGTTTCCGGAGGAGACGTTCCGAGTACTCAAGGAACTGTACGACGCCTCCGCCCAAGGACGATTCGCGTCGTTCTGGAACGATCAACGGCGGTTCCACGACTTGCTGCGGCTGCTGGAGCTCGGGCGACCGCCCCAGACCGGCGCGAACGCTTGGCGGGTGGCGGAGCGCATCGAAGCCTACATCAAGCGGCATTATGCGGAGAACGTCACGAACGGGACGCTCGCCGAGACGCTGCACTTCCACCCGAACTACTTGCTGCGCTGCATGAAGGAGACGTTCGGCTGCACGCCGCTCGCATACCTGCAGCGTTACCGAATCGAACAGGCGAAGCTGCTGCTCGCGACGACGGACCTCCGCATCGCGGAGGTGGCCGAGCGGGTCGGATTCGCGAACGCGCCGTACTTTACGAATGGCTTCAAACGGGAGACGGGAGAGACGCCGATCCGGTTCCGAAGCCGCTTCCGCGAGCGGGAGCGGGGGTAG
- a CDS encoding undecaprenyl-diphosphate phosphatase — MDFITFLKAIILGLVEGMTEFAPVSSTGHMVLVDDLWLRSDEFLGKYAANTFKVVIQLGSILAVVVMFRNRFIDLLGLRRFVGGKSASSAPAGERLKLAQVIVGLIPAGVLGVLTEDYIDEHLFSAETVLIGLVLGAVLMIIADRFRPKRPKTETLDQITYKQALAVGLIQCFSLWPGFSRSGATISGGVLIGMNHRTAADFTFIMAVPIMAGASLISLVKNLEYFTVDAIPFFIAGFVSAFFFAMISIRFFLKLINRVKLVPFAIYRLVLAAVIYFVFFF; from the coding sequence ATGGACTTTATTACGTTCTTAAAAGCGATCATTCTCGGACTGGTCGAAGGGATGACGGAATTCGCGCCCGTCTCGTCCACCGGACATATGGTGCTCGTCGACGACTTGTGGCTTCGATCCGACGAGTTCCTGGGCAAATACGCGGCGAACACGTTCAAGGTCGTCATTCAGCTCGGCTCGATCTTGGCCGTCGTCGTCATGTTCCGCAATCGGTTCATCGACCTGCTCGGGCTTCGGCGATTCGTCGGGGGGAAGTCGGCGTCCTCCGCGCCGGCCGGCGAGCGGCTGAAGCTGGCGCAGGTCATCGTCGGCTTGATCCCGGCCGGCGTGCTCGGCGTATTGACCGAGGATTACATCGACGAGCACTTGTTCAGCGCGGAGACGGTGCTCATCGGCCTCGTGCTCGGCGCCGTGCTCATGATTATCGCCGACCGCTTCCGACCGAAGCGGCCGAAGACGGAGACGCTCGACCAAATCACGTACAAGCAGGCGCTCGCCGTCGGCTTGATCCAGTGCTTCTCGCTCTGGCCGGGCTTCTCCCGTTCGGGCGCGACGATCTCCGGCGGCGTGCTGATCGGCATGAACCATCGAACGGCGGCCGACTTCACGTTCATCATGGCGGTGCCGATCATGGCCGGCGCGAGCCTTATCTCGCTCGTGAAAAACCTCGAGTACTTCACGGTCGACGCGATCCCGTTCTTCATCGCGGGCTTCGTTAGCGCGTTCTTCTTCGCCATGATTTCGATTCGCTTCTTCTTGAAGCTCATCAACCGCGTCAAGCTCGTGCCGTTCGCGATTTATCGGCTCGTGCTGGCGGCCGTCATCTATTTCGTGTTTTTCTTCTAA
- a CDS encoding MFS transporter — protein MSTLWSPLRLPGFRRLFAGQALSDFANWSDFLALSTVVVYVWGYGAPELALLSVCIGLPYVVVGPFVSLKIGRLDARAVLVFCDVVRFAAVLAMLWTESLSALFALVFIKMCATSIFDPIRQASIKRLVPEERIAEASSLSQVLVNGTKIIAPMVGGVCIAVWGAFSPFWLGAGLYLLSAVILAGLPRLIGEAAGRAKSRFADDMRDALRFVRRRPVLLYAIMYLSVWMFFVFLYDALFVLFTERLGLGEASLGVLMSGVGIGSVLGSLAAGKWTFWKAYPLKLMSRLGIVSGAFIAVVGLGAFGWLPASLWLWCAVFVILGFLGGFDAVPYGYVLQTETTDATIAPVSAMANALQTGSMLVAPLLGAALASWIGVGGVFLAVGLGMILFAATILVKLSARDARTSGLETQT, from the coding sequence ATGTCTACTTTATGGTCTCCCCTTCGCCTCCCGGGCTTCCGGCGGCTGTTCGCGGGGCAAGCGCTGTCCGACTTCGCGAATTGGTCCGACTTTCTGGCGTTAAGCACAGTCGTCGTATACGTCTGGGGATACGGCGCGCCCGAGCTCGCTTTGCTCTCGGTATGCATCGGCCTTCCCTACGTCGTCGTCGGCCCGTTCGTCAGCTTGAAGATCGGGCGTCTCGACGCGCGCGCGGTACTGGTCTTCTGCGACGTCGTTCGGTTCGCGGCCGTGCTCGCCATGCTGTGGACGGAGTCGCTGTCCGCGCTCTTCGCGCTCGTGTTTATTAAGATGTGCGCCACCTCGATCTTCGATCCAATCCGGCAGGCGTCGATCAAGCGCCTCGTGCCGGAGGAGCGCATCGCCGAGGCGAGCTCGCTCAGTCAAGTGTTGGTCAACGGAACGAAAATTATCGCGCCGATGGTCGGCGGCGTCTGCATCGCCGTATGGGGCGCCTTCTCCCCGTTTTGGCTCGGCGCGGGGCTGTACCTCCTGTCCGCGGTCATTCTGGCGGGTCTGCCGCGCTTGATCGGCGAGGCCGCCGGACGGGCGAAGTCGCGTTTCGCGGACGACATGCGAGACGCCCTGCGGTTCGTGCGGAGACGGCCCGTTCTGCTGTACGCGATTATGTACCTGTCGGTATGGATGTTCTTCGTCTTCTTGTACGATGCGCTGTTCGTCTTGTTCACCGAGCGGCTCGGGCTCGGAGAAGCGTCGCTCGGCGTGCTCATGAGCGGCGTCGGGATCGGCAGCGTGCTCGGCTCGCTCGCCGCCGGGAAGTGGACGTTCTGGAAGGCATATCCGCTGAAGCTGATGAGCCGGCTCGGCATCGTCTCCGGGGCGTTCATCGCCGTCGTCGGCCTCGGCGCGTTCGGCTGGCTGCCGGCGTCGCTGTGGCTGTGGTGCGCCGTGTTCGTTATCCTGGGCTTCCTCGGCGGGTTCGACGCCGTGCCGTACGGATACGTGCTTCAGACGGAGACGACCGATGCGACGATCGCGCCGGTGTCGGCGATGGCGAACGCGCTCCAGACGGGCTCCATGCTCGTCGCCCCGCTGCTCGGCGCCGCGCTCGCGTCCTGGATCGGCGTCGGCGGCGTGTTCCTTGCCGTCGGTCTCGGCATGATCTTGTTCGCCGCGACGATTCTAGTCAAGCTGTCCGCGCGGGACGCCCGCACGTCCGGCTTGGAAACCCAGACTTAA
- a CDS encoding winged helix-turn-helix domain-containing protein: MHPIELDRGTWTATCLAIAVQLLPKEFQLLETLHRHVGKTLSREQLLDAVWALESPTDRTVDDHVYRLRKKLAAWRDAYEIRTIRGAGYRLEAKTAAVERRSNPLLADPVHAERMRKLLDTNLLYGNGDALLALATRPDVFGFELDAPLRSFVPFLEGRFREFVEDRMSFGDRVFFLLHLFHLMKPRESKPYVEAALRQRVMPDIWHKEVELYNIIFMLMDWGEWEAAAAKLEKLWPEALDGEYGNLVPYLANLRLESCISRKRWDGAEREIERIERLMQKYPFQREEGRFAVLSGLALYRERPEAGLERIDGGLATLRRTRFVPHLAGALDVVLRYAAAEGKTALANRYRPEWERLLSDTGMLDILPAVEAELRKLL, translated from the coding sequence ATGCACCCGATCGAGCTCGACCGCGGCACATGGACGGCGACCTGCCTAGCAATCGCCGTGCAGCTGCTGCCCAAAGAATTTCAACTACTGGAGACGCTTCACCGCCACGTCGGCAAGACGTTATCCCGCGAGCAGCTGCTCGACGCGGTATGGGCGCTCGAATCGCCGACCGATCGAACGGTGGACGATCACGTCTATCGGCTGCGCAAGAAGCTCGCGGCATGGCGGGACGCGTACGAGATTCGCACGATACGCGGCGCGGGGTACCGGCTCGAGGCGAAGACTGCGGCCGTCGAACGCCGCTCGAACCCGCTGCTCGCGGACCCGGTCCATGCCGAACGGATGCGCAAGCTGCTCGATACGAATCTGCTCTACGGGAACGGGGACGCGCTGTTGGCGCTGGCGACCCGCCCCGACGTGTTCGGCTTCGAGCTCGACGCGCCGCTGCGATCGTTCGTTCCGTTCCTGGAAGGACGGTTCCGCGAATTCGTCGAAGACCGCATGTCGTTCGGCGACCGCGTCTTCTTCCTGCTCCACCTGTTCCATCTCATGAAGCCTCGGGAAAGCAAACCCTATGTCGAAGCGGCGCTGCGGCAGCGCGTCATGCCGGACATCTGGCACAAAGAAGTGGAGCTGTACAATATCATCTTCATGCTCATGGATTGGGGCGAGTGGGAAGCGGCGGCGGCGAAGCTGGAGAAGCTTTGGCCGGAGGCGCTGGACGGAGAGTACGGAAATTTGGTGCCGTATCTCGCGAATCTTCGGTTGGAGTCGTGTATCTCTCGCAAGCGTTGGGACGGAGCGGAACGCGAGATCGAACGGATCGAGCGATTGATGCAAAAATACCCGTTCCAACGGGAAGAAGGCCGGTTCGCGGTGCTTTCGGGCCTCGCGCTGTACCGCGAACGGCCAGAAGCCGGCCTCGAACGCATCGACGGCGGGCTCGCGACGCTGCGCCGCACGCGCTTCGTTCCGCATCTGGCCGGCGCGCTCGACGTCGTGCTGCGGTACGCGGCGGCCGAAGGCAAGACCGCTCTCGCGAACCGGTACCGCCCGGAGTGGGAGCGGCTTCTGTCGGATACGGGCATGCTCGACATATTGCCTGCCGTCGAGGCGGAGCTTCGTAAGCTGCTATAA
- the spoVB gene encoding stage V sporulation protein B, whose translation MAQQSFIRGTFVLSAAAFVNRILGFVSGMFLARILGAEGIGLLMMAHPLVPLVITVTELGLPVAISKFVAEADVKGDQTRIKRILFISVLVTGTLSVILTAVSLLGAEWIASILLTDQRAYYAMLAITPIAPIVAVSAVLKGYFRGKQRMTTIAFSDILDNTVQLACVLALVHLLMPYGIAYAAAGAMLASVAGEATQLLFLSASYKAFREKGIVGESFADRLRHGKSTLRELLQMGLPTTGHGVIHSIYGAFQPMLITKSLALAGIGTALATQQFGMLAGYAFPLLFLPSFVTHSLSTALIPAISEANANKNGLLMHERMDQAMRLALLIGAPSTVILFEWATPLTTLIYNSPEAGPLLKILAPMFFLHYFDAPLHAILLGLGKANASMWNYIVATAFKALALFVLGSEFGIVGIAYGLGIGMIILTMLNFMSISSVIGFYMDIRKYVKVGICMVLMGITGQLLYASLIESGFTMLWAMVGSMAAALAVYFGALALSDTVGPRQIRNLALTIGARLR comes from the coding sequence ATGGCACAGCAATCATTCATACGCGGGACGTTCGTCTTGTCGGCCGCCGCTTTCGTCAATCGGATTCTCGGATTCGTCAGCGGCATGTTTCTCGCGCGAATTCTGGGGGCGGAAGGAATCGGGCTGCTCATGATGGCGCATCCGCTCGTGCCGCTCGTCATCACGGTCACGGAGCTCGGGCTGCCGGTGGCGATTTCCAAATTCGTCGCGGAGGCGGACGTGAAAGGCGATCAGACGAGAATCAAGCGGATTTTGTTCATATCGGTACTCGTCACGGGGACGCTCAGCGTCATCCTGACGGCCGTCTCCTTGCTCGGCGCGGAGTGGATCGCGTCGATCCTGCTGACCGATCAGCGAGCTTACTACGCGATGCTCGCGATCACGCCGATCGCTCCGATCGTCGCCGTCTCCGCCGTGCTGAAGGGGTATTTCCGCGGGAAGCAGCGGATGACCACGATCGCTTTCTCCGATATCCTGGACAACACGGTGCAGCTCGCCTGCGTCTTGGCGCTCGTCCATCTGCTGATGCCGTACGGCATCGCCTACGCGGCGGCCGGCGCGATGCTCGCCTCGGTCGCGGGCGAAGCGACGCAGCTGCTCTTCCTGTCCGCGAGCTACAAGGCGTTCCGGGAGAAGGGAATCGTCGGGGAGTCGTTCGCGGACCGTCTCCGGCACGGCAAGAGCACGTTGCGCGAGCTGCTGCAGATGGGGCTGCCGACGACCGGTCACGGCGTCATTCATTCGATCTACGGCGCGTTCCAACCGATGCTCATCACCAAGAGCCTGGCGCTCGCCGGCATCGGCACCGCGCTCGCGACGCAGCAGTTCGGGATGCTGGCGGGGTATGCGTTCCCGCTGCTGTTTTTGCCGAGCTTCGTGACGCATTCCCTGTCGACGGCGCTCATCCCGGCGATCAGCGAGGCGAACGCGAACAAGAACGGACTGCTTATGCACGAGAGGATGGATCAAGCGATGCGCCTCGCGCTCTTGATCGGAGCGCCGAGCACGGTCATCTTGTTCGAGTGGGCGACGCCGCTCACCACGTTGATTTACAACTCGCCGGAGGCGGGGCCGCTGTTGAAAATTCTTGCGCCGATGTTTTTCCTGCACTACTTCGATGCGCCGCTGCACGCGATCTTGCTCGGCCTCGGCAAGGCGAATGCGTCCATGTGGAACTATATCGTGGCCACGGCGTTCAAGGCGCTGGCTTTGTTCGTGCTCGGCAGCGAGTTCGGCATCGTCGGCATCGCGTACGGTCTCGGCATCGGCATGATTATTTTGACGATGCTTAACTTTATGTCGATTTCGAGCGTGATCGGATTTTACATGGACATCCGAAAATATGTGAAGGTCGGCATCTGCATGGTGCTGATGGGGATCACCGGGCAGCTGCTGTACGCGAGCTTGATCGAGTCGGGCTTTACGATGCTGTGGGCGATGGTCGGCTCGATGGCTGCGGCGCTCGCCGTCTATTTCGGGGCACTGGCGCTCAGCGACACCGTGGGACCGCGGCAAATTCGAAACCTGGCGCTGACGATCGGCGCGCGGCTGCGGTAG